From Lolium perenne isolate Kyuss_39 chromosome 5, Kyuss_2.0, whole genome shotgun sequence, a single genomic window includes:
- the LOC127299944 gene encoding uncharacterized protein — translation MDELSKEQIAEFREAFSLFDKDGDGTITTKELGTVMKSLGQHPTQQELQDMLEEVDADGSGSIDFNEFLSLVARQMRGDADAEEELHEAFRVFDKDNNGAISLDELRTVMKNLGEKLSEDELNEMLKEADVDGDGQINYKEFAKVMMAKRRQNMEEDHRGGNHGGSDHSSGGGGGCPSCTIL, via the exons ATGGACGAGCTTTCCAAGGAGCAGATCGCGGAGTTCCGGGAGGCCTTCAGCCTCTTCGACAAAGACGGCGACG GGACGATCACGACGAAGGAGCTGGGGACGGTGATGAAGTCGTTGGGGCAGCACCCGACGCAGCAGGAGCTACAGGACATGctggaggaggtggacgccgacgGCAGCGGCTCCATCGACTTCAACGAGTTCCTCTCCCTGGTGGCGCGGCAGATGCGAGGCGACGCCGACGCCGAGGAGGAGCTCCACGAGGCCTTCCGCGTCTTCGACAAGGACAACAACGGCGCCATCTCCCTCGACGAGCTCCGCACCGTCATGAAGAACCTCGGCGAGAAGCTCTCCGAGGACGAGCTCAACGAGATGCTCAAGGAGGCAGACGTCGACGGCGACGGACAGATCAACTACAAGGAGTTCGCTAAGGTCATGATGGCAAA ACGGCGGCAAAATATGGAAGAAGATCATAGAGGTGGCAACCACGGCGGGTCAGATCactccagcggcggcggtggtggttgcCCATCGTGTACGATTCTTTGA